One stretch of Hevea brasiliensis isolate MT/VB/25A 57/8 chromosome 12, ASM3005281v1, whole genome shotgun sequence DNA includes these proteins:
- the LOC110650361 gene encoding 12-oxophytodienoate reductase 2-like produces MSAQSPTIPLLTPYKLGKFDLSHRIVLAPLTRQRSYNNVPQPHAILYYSQRTTKGGLLIAEATGVSDTAQGYTDTPGIWTKEQVEAWKPIVDAVHAKGGIFFLQIWHVGRVSNSGFQPNGQAPISPTDKPLAPRIRANGIDVAQFTPPRRLRTDEIPQVVNDFRIAARNAMEAGFDGVEIHGAHGYLIDQFMKDQVNDRTDQYGGSLENRCRFALEIVEAVANEIGADKVGIRVSPFANLMECGDSNPYALGLCMAESLNKYGILYCHMVEPRIKTAGEISECADSLLPMRKAFKGTFLAAGGYDREDGNKAIAENRADLVVYGRLFLANPDLPRRFELNAPLNKYNRDTFYTSDPVIGYTDYPFLEAAN; encoded by the exons ATGTCTGCTCAATCCCCCACTATTCCTCTTCTCACACCATACAAGTTGGGGAAGTTCGATCTTTCTCACAG AATTGTTCTAGCACCATTAACCAGGCAGAGATCTTACAACAACGTTCCTCAGCCACATGCCATCTTGTATTACTCTCAAAGAACCACCAAAGGAGGTCTTCTTATAGCTGAAGCAACGGGAGTTTCTGACACTGCTCAAGG GTATACCGATACTCCTGGTATTTGGAccaaagaacaagttgaggcttgGAAACCCATTGTAGATGCTGTTCATGCCAAAGGGGGTATATTCTTCTTGCAAATTTGGcatgttggaagagtttcaaattcAG GTTTTCAGCCAAATGGTCAAGCTCCAATCTCTCCCACAGACAAGCCTTTGGCCCCTCGAATTCGAGCTAATGGCATTGATGTTGCACAGTTCACACCTCCGAGGCGACTGAGAACAGATGAAATTCCACAAGTTGTGAATGATTTTAGAATTGCTGCAAGGAATGCTATGGAAGCTG GTTTTGATGGGGTTGAGATCCATGGGGCTCATGGTTACCTAATTGATCAGTTTATGAAAGATCAGGTGAATGATCGTACAGATCAGTATGGTGGATCTCTGGAGAACCGCTGCCGTTTTGCTTTGGAAATAGTTGAAGCTGTAGCCAACGAGATAGGAGCAGATAAAGTTGGAATTAGAGTATCTCCATTTGCAAACTTGATGGAATGTGGGGACTCAAATCCTTATGCTTTGGGACTTTGCATGGCTGAATCCTTGAATAAATATGGAATTCTTTATTGCCACATGGTTGAGCCAAGAATTAAAACGGCTGGAGAAATATCTGAATGTGCAGACAGTCTTCTGCCCATGAGAAAGGCTTTCAAAGGGACTTTCCTTGCTGCTGGAGGTTATGACAGGGAAGATGGAAATAAAGCCATAGCTGAAAACCGAGCAGATCTCGTTGTTTATGGCCGTCTTTTCTTAGCCAATCCTGATTTACCTCGGAGATTTGAGCTTAATGCTCCTCTCAACAAGTACAATAGAGATACATTCTATACTTCTGATCCTGTAattggctatactgattatccaTTTCTTGAGGCCGCTAATTAA